Proteins found in one Erythrobacter sp. KY5 genomic segment:
- the rnd gene encoding ribonuclease D → MKIHDLITTSDALADLCERLSQSEFVAVDTEFMRENTYWPELCLVQIANTEEAAAIDPLADGIDLTPLLQLLTENDEVLKVFHAGGQDVEIIVNMTGKTPFPIFDTQISMMAISQSEQIGYANLVDHWLNITVDKGARFTDWSRRPLTDRQIEYAIGDVTHLSKIFPKILKKLMKTERGVWLDAEMEKLADPSNYIVDPDASWKRIRQPGRNPLVLGRLKALAAWREGEAQHKNIPRGRIMRDETLADIASHPPKKQGDLAKVRGLSASWKDNDIGKRLMRVISEAEALPKSEMPEKMKRGAPLGKEGALVADLLKLLLKIRAREIDVASRLLTRADEMEALAAGVRDLQVLQGWRYDIFGKDALELVEGKLAFAVREGKLTMTHIDDMQASMEEALAAE, encoded by the coding sequence ATGAAAATACACGACCTGATCACAACTTCCGACGCTCTGGCTGACCTGTGCGAGCGCCTCTCTCAATCCGAATTCGTTGCAGTCGACACCGAATTCATGCGCGAAAACACATACTGGCCTGAATTGTGCCTGGTACAGATCGCCAACACCGAAGAAGCCGCCGCGATTGATCCGCTGGCTGACGGTATCGACCTCACTCCCCTACTCCAGCTGCTGACCGAGAACGATGAGGTTCTGAAGGTCTTCCACGCTGGCGGTCAGGACGTCGAGATCATCGTCAACATGACGGGCAAGACGCCCTTCCCCATTTTCGACACGCAAATCTCGATGATGGCGATCAGCCAGTCCGAACAGATCGGCTATGCCAATCTCGTCGATCACTGGCTGAACATCACGGTTGATAAGGGCGCGCGCTTTACCGACTGGAGCCGGCGTCCCCTCACCGATCGCCAGATCGAATACGCTATCGGCGATGTGACTCACCTTTCGAAGATCTTCCCCAAGATCCTCAAAAAACTGATGAAGACCGAGCGCGGTGTGTGGCTCGATGCGGAGATGGAAAAGCTGGCCGATCCGTCGAATTACATCGTCGATCCCGACGCTTCGTGGAAACGCATCCGACAGCCGGGCCGCAATCCGCTCGTGCTCGGGCGATTGAAAGCGCTTGCAGCATGGCGCGAGGGCGAGGCGCAGCACAAGAATATCCCGCGCGGCCGCATCATGCGCGACGAAACGCTCGCTGACATCGCCTCTCACCCGCCCAAGAAACAGGGCGATCTCGCGAAGGTGCGAGGGCTTTCGGCCTCGTGGAAGGACAACGACATCGGCAAGCGCCTGATGAGGGTCATTTCCGAAGCCGAAGCGCTGCCCAAGTCCGAAATGCCTGAAAAGATGAAACGCGGTGCGCCGCTGGGCAAGGAAGGCGCACTGGTGGCCGACTTGCTCAAGCTGCTGCTGAAAATCCGTGCGCGAGAAATCGACGTTGCCTCCCGCCTTCTGACGCGAGCCGATGAGATGGAAGCGCTCGCTGCCGGTGTTCGCGACCTTCAGGTGCTGCAGGGCTGGCGCTACGATATCTTCGGCAAGGATGCGCTCGAACTGGTTGAAGGCAAGCTCGCTTTCGCGGTCAGGGAAGGCAAACTCACCATGACCCATATCGACGACATGCAGGCAAGCATGGAAGAAGCGCTGGCAGCAGAGTGA
- the pgsA gene encoding CDP-diacylglycerol--glycerol-3-phosphate 3-phosphatidyltransferase → MLTLPNILTLSRIFAVPLLGFLLWWPDWQLGYLIGFAVYCVIAITDFFDGYLARAQGTVSKLGIFLDPIADKIMVAAVILILTAQGFLRGPYVGDMHVIAGTIILIREITVSGLREFLGGIQVSVPVTKLAKWKTTFQLVALGALILGGAVHGQPCQSPGPDCQTIAESWVHVVGLASLWAAAVLTCITGWDYLRVGLKHME, encoded by the coding sequence ATGCTGACACTGCCAAACATCCTGACCCTGTCGCGAATTTTCGCCGTGCCACTGCTGGGCTTCCTGTTGTGGTGGCCGGATTGGCAACTCGGCTACCTGATCGGTTTCGCGGTCTATTGCGTGATCGCGATCACCGACTTCTTCGACGGCTATCTGGCGCGGGCGCAGGGAACCGTCTCGAAGCTTGGCATCTTCCTTGACCCGATTGCCGACAAGATCATGGTCGCCGCAGTGATCCTGATCCTGACCGCACAGGGATTCCTGAGAGGCCCTTATGTCGGCGACATGCATGTCATTGCGGGCACGATCATCCTCATCCGCGAAATCACCGTCAGCGGTTTGCGCGAATTTCTCGGCGGGATTCAGGTGTCGGTCCCGGTAACGAAGCTCGCCAAGTGGAAGACGACGTTCCAGCTGGTGGCGCTGGGCGCGCTGATCCTTGGCGGAGCCGTGCACGGACAGCCGTGTCAGTCCCCGGGACCGGATTGCCAGACGATTGCCGAAAGCTGGGTTCATGTGGTCGGCCTGGCGTCGCTATGGGCCGCCGCAGTGCTGACCTGTATTACCGGCTGGGACTATCTGCGGGTTGGTCTGAAGCACATGGAATGA
- a CDS encoding thiamine pyrophosphate-binding protein, whose amino-acid sequence MSQAQQTAAELLVDCLKEQGTDRVFTVPGESFLAVLDALHERSDIETVVCRQEGGAAFMACADGAMSAAGDCLRPGVAFVTRGPGATNASIGVHVAHQDSQPMILFVGDVARPMRDREGFQEVNFEAFFGPIAKWAARIDYPARVPEYIARAYSVAVSGRPGPVVLALPEDMLCDPVSADIKPRPAIVRPAQAVCPDAMQAMFAMLADAASPIAIIGGAGWNTKAREHFHAFAESVGLPVATAFRRQDAISPSSPVYAGNLGYGPNPALVKRVKEADFVLAVGARLGEATTDGYTFPATDHPDQLLIHVHPDPNELGRVYLTELGLACSVDEFAEAAALWEDHSIIPFDAGKEAHAEWEAWASHKVSDNPPALDMGACVTAMREALPADTIICNGAGNFAGWWHRYWRYAGYPSQLAPTAGAMGYGVPASVAAALRYPDRTIVAVAGDGDFLMNGQELATAAQYNANLIVLVVDNGAYGTIRMHQEREYPARVSGTELSNPDFAMLGASFGAWSATATTTDEFTAALAEAKERIGLRLIHMKIDVEQLAASGATVSGLRAKA is encoded by the coding sequence GTGAGCCAAGCGCAACAGACTGCCGCCGAACTGCTGGTCGATTGCCTGAAAGAACAAGGCACTGACCGCGTTTTTACCGTGCCGGGAGAGAGCTTTCTCGCGGTGCTCGACGCGCTTCACGAGCGTTCGGATATCGAAACCGTGGTGTGCCGGCAGGAAGGCGGCGCGGCGTTCATGGCATGCGCGGACGGGGCGATGAGCGCGGCCGGCGATTGCCTGCGCCCCGGTGTTGCTTTCGTCACCCGCGGGCCGGGCGCGACAAACGCGTCAATCGGCGTACATGTCGCCCATCAGGATTCCCAACCGATGATCCTGTTCGTCGGCGATGTGGCGCGCCCAATGCGGGATCGTGAGGGCTTCCAGGAAGTCAATTTCGAGGCCTTCTTCGGTCCGATCGCCAAATGGGCAGCACGGATCGACTATCCTGCCCGCGTACCAGAATACATCGCGCGCGCATACTCCGTTGCGGTGAGCGGCAGGCCCGGTCCCGTGGTGCTCGCCCTGCCCGAAGACATGTTGTGCGACCCCGTCAGCGCTGACATCAAACCGCGTCCAGCCATTGTCAGGCCCGCGCAGGCTGTCTGCCCCGATGCGATGCAGGCCATGTTCGCCATGCTGGCCGACGCAGCAAGCCCGATCGCCATTATCGGAGGCGCGGGCTGGAACACCAAGGCGCGCGAACATTTTCATGCCTTTGCCGAGAGCGTGGGCCTACCCGTTGCAACTGCCTTTCGCCGGCAGGACGCAATCTCACCGTCCTCGCCCGTTTACGCTGGAAACCTTGGCTATGGCCCCAATCCGGCACTGGTGAAGCGCGTGAAGGAAGCCGATTTCGTCCTCGCCGTGGGCGCGCGATTGGGAGAGGCGACCACTGACGGCTACACATTCCCGGCAACCGATCATCCCGACCAGTTGCTGATTCATGTCCATCCCGATCCGAATGAACTTGGCAGGGTCTATCTTACCGAGCTGGGGCTTGCCTGCTCTGTGGATGAATTCGCGGAAGCTGCGGCGCTGTGGGAAGATCACTCGATCATACCCTTCGACGCCGGGAAAGAGGCTCATGCCGAATGGGAAGCGTGGGCCTCTCACAAGGTTTCGGACAATCCCCCTGCCCTTGATATGGGGGCCTGCGTCACCGCCATGCGCGAGGCGCTGCCTGCCGATACGATCATTTGCAATGGAGCGGGAAATTTCGCCGGGTGGTGGCACCGTTACTGGCGCTATGCCGGTTATCCGAGCCAGCTCGCCCCCACCGCAGGCGCGATGGGATATGGCGTGCCCGCATCGGTTGCAGCCGCGCTGCGTTATCCGGACCGGACAATCGTCGCCGTCGCGGGCGATGGCGATTTCCTGATGAACGGTCAGGAGCTGGCGACCGCCGCTCAATACAACGCCAATCTGATCGTGCTGGTGGTCGACAACGGCGCATACGGCACGATCCGCATGCATCAGGAACGCGAATATCCCGCCCGCGTATCAGGGACCGAGCTGTCGAACCCTGATTTCGCCATGCTGGGCGCATCATTCGGCGCGTGGAGCGCAACTGCGACCACGACGGACGAGTTCACCGCCGCACTCGCCGAGGCCAAGGAACGCATCGGCCTGCGTCTCATTCATATGAAGATCGACGTCGAACAGCTTGCAGCCAGCGGAGCGACGGTGAGTGGCCTGAGGGCCAAAGCCTGA
- a CDS encoding hydrogen peroxide-inducible genes activator, whose product MSTYLPTIKQLQYLVALHEHGHFGRAADASFVSQSTLSAGIRELESLLGVTLVERSRRVVRFTSLGEQVVAKANKLLREAEELSDLVQAAGKPLSGQLRMSVIPTIAPFMIPRLLPRLKKERPDLQLMLREETSHDALESLQHGRADCVLLALPFDTGEADWVHIADDPLFVAFPKDDPRDPPAAIPPEMIDQGRLLLLEDGHCLRDHALAACNRSELRASASMIGTSLHTLVQMVDNDLGLTLLPEMAIDAGILNGTEVVARPVESENAKREIVLAWRKNSPREADFRLLADELRAG is encoded by the coding sequence TTGAGCACCTACCTGCCCACCATCAAGCAACTGCAATATCTCGTCGCATTGCATGAGCACGGCCATTTCGGCCGCGCTGCCGATGCAAGCTTCGTGTCGCAATCGACGCTTTCGGCGGGGATCCGCGAACTCGAATCGCTGTTGGGCGTGACCCTGGTTGAACGCTCGCGCCGCGTTGTGCGGTTCACCTCTCTGGGTGAGCAGGTGGTGGCCAAGGCCAACAAATTGCTGCGCGAAGCCGAAGAGCTATCGGACCTCGTGCAAGCGGCGGGCAAGCCCTTGTCGGGTCAATTGCGCATGAGCGTTATTCCGACCATCGCGCCTTTCATGATCCCGCGCCTGCTGCCACGCCTCAAGAAAGAGCGCCCCGACCTGCAACTGATGCTGCGCGAAGAAACATCGCACGACGCCCTCGAATCGCTCCAGCATGGCAGGGCTGACTGTGTACTGCTTGCGCTACCGTTCGACACGGGCGAGGCTGACTGGGTGCATATCGCGGATGACCCGCTGTTCGTGGCCTTCCCCAAGGACGACCCGCGCGATCCGCCTGCAGCGATACCGCCTGAAATGATCGATCAGGGGCGTCTGCTGCTGCTCGAAGATGGCCATTGCCTTCGCGACCACGCGCTCGCAGCCTGCAACCGCAGCGAACTGCGCGCGAGCGCCAGCATGATCGGCACAAGCCTGCATACGCTGGTCCAGATGGTCGACAACGACCTTGGCCTTACCTTACTGCCCGAAATGGCGATTGACGCAGGCATCCTGAACGGCACCGAAGTCGTCGCGCGCCCCGTCGAAAGCGAAAACGCCAAGCGCGAGATTGTTCTGGCGTGGCGCAAGAATTCGCCGCGCGAGGCCGATTTCAGGCTACTCGCGGATGAGTTGCGCGCGGGTTGA
- a CDS encoding MFS transporter produces MTTSTHLMRRKRFLPLMVTQFFNAFNDNLYKTALVLFVVYTVYNDEQQEALFSGLASVIFIVPFVVFSALAGQLADTRDKARIIRIVKICEIGWASLGAVGLFMAWQGIMVHTVAIPLLLFVVFLAATQSTFLGPIKYAILPQHLKKEEVLSGTGLIEAGTYIAILTGTILAGFIAVEIAMVLIIITAFVGYWVSRHVPDAPPQSDYEMHYPLLEPYREKVGSKLLRWLGYPFVAIADQAMMSYKLVRDTAHNREIFLAIIAISFFWTIGAVLFIQFPPLAKNQLLASKEVASLFLVIFSIGIAIGSIGINALLKGEVSARYSPASVIVMGIFVIGFYLVSKAWTPNAAGELLPIELWILEPLAIPLSLMLLGIATAGGFFVVPLYAFLTTRCAHDAASRTIAANNIVNSLAMVLGSLIAIGLTGLGIPVVEQLLFAGAMTVISAWLGTLLFRAEKDAAAARNLADPAPAE; encoded by the coding sequence ATGACCACATCGACGCACCTCATGCGCCGTAAGCGCTTCCTGCCGCTTATGGTCACGCAGTTCTTCAACGCTTTCAACGACAATCTGTACAAGACCGCGCTCGTCCTGTTCGTGGTCTACACCGTTTACAATGACGAACAGCAGGAGGCGCTTTTCAGCGGTCTTGCCTCAGTCATCTTCATCGTGCCCTTCGTCGTGTTCTCTGCGCTTGCAGGACAGCTCGCCGACACGCGCGACAAGGCGCGGATTATCCGCATCGTTAAGATATGCGAGATCGGCTGGGCGTCTTTGGGAGCGGTTGGCCTGTTCATGGCATGGCAGGGCATCATGGTCCACACGGTTGCGATCCCGCTCCTGCTGTTCGTCGTGTTTCTTGCAGCGACGCAATCGACATTCCTCGGGCCGATCAAATACGCAATCCTGCCCCAGCATCTTAAAAAAGAAGAGGTCCTGTCAGGGACCGGGTTGATTGAAGCAGGAACGTATATCGCGATCCTGACCGGCACGATCCTTGCCGGATTTATCGCGGTCGAGATCGCGATGGTGCTGATCATTATCACCGCTTTTGTGGGTTATTGGGTCAGCCGGCATGTGCCCGATGCGCCGCCGCAAAGCGATTACGAAATGCATTACCCGCTGCTTGAGCCTTACCGGGAGAAGGTGGGAAGCAAGCTCCTGCGCTGGCTTGGCTATCCGTTCGTCGCAATCGCTGACCAGGCGATGATGAGCTACAAACTGGTGCGAGACACCGCGCACAACCGCGAGATTTTTCTGGCGATCATCGCGATCAGCTTCTTCTGGACGATTGGCGCGGTGCTGTTCATCCAGTTCCCGCCGCTTGCCAAAAACCAGTTGCTTGCGTCCAAGGAAGTGGCGAGCCTGTTCCTCGTCATCTTTTCAATCGGCATTGCCATCGGTTCGATCGGTATCAACGCGCTTTTGAAAGGCGAAGTGTCGGCGCGTTATTCGCCCGCGTCGGTTATCGTGATGGGCATTTTCGTGATCGGGTTCTATCTGGTCTCGAAAGCATGGACACCCAACGCTGCGGGCGAATTGCTGCCTATCGAGCTGTGGATACTCGAACCGCTTGCGATCCCGCTTTCGCTTATGCTGCTGGGTATCGCGACCGCTGGCGGATTCTTCGTCGTTCCGCTTTATGCGTTCCTGACAACCCGATGCGCGCATGACGCGGCCAGCCGCACGATTGCGGCGAACAATATCGTCAATTCGCTGGCTATGGTGCTGGGCTCTTTGATTGCGATCGGACTGACCGGGCTCGGCATCCCGGTGGTCGAGCAATTGCTCTTCGCAGGTGCGATGACCGTCATTTCGGCATGGCTCGGAACGCTGCTGTTCCGCGCCGAAAAGGACGCAGCGGCGGCCAGGAACCTCGCGGACCCCGCCCCCGCCGAATGA
- the dapF gene encoding diaminopimelate epimerase, with amino-acid sequence MRVDFTKMHGLGNDFVVLDAREQRLPAISSAIASAIADRNTGIGCDQLIVLEPSDSHAFRMRIYNADGGEVEACGNASRAVAMLHGEPAVIETAGGAISLEPANGGASVAIGKPRFEWDAIPLAYAMDTANMPVGWGELEAPIAVNVGNPHVIFFVQDADAVDLAELGPQIETDALFPERINVNVASQVGENHIKLRVWERGAGLTRACGTGACATAVAAISRLQMKGPVTVSLPGGDLEIAWERGKSIVMTGPATESFRGSFEWDDFA; translated from the coding sequence ATGCGCGTAGACTTCACCAAAATGCACGGCCTCGGCAATGATTTCGTCGTGCTTGACGCGCGTGAACAACGCCTGCCCGCCATATCGAGCGCAATTGCAAGCGCCATCGCGGACCGCAACACCGGCATTGGGTGCGATCAGCTGATCGTGCTTGAACCAAGCGACAGCCACGCATTCAGGATGCGGATTTACAATGCCGACGGCGGAGAGGTCGAAGCCTGCGGAAATGCAAGCCGCGCTGTGGCGATGCTGCATGGCGAACCTGCCGTTATTGAAACTGCTGGAGGAGCGATAAGCCTCGAACCCGCGAATGGCGGCGCGAGCGTCGCTATCGGCAAACCACGCTTTGAGTGGGATGCGATCCCGCTCGCCTACGCGATGGACACCGCGAATATGCCGGTCGGTTGGGGCGAGCTCGAAGCGCCAATAGCGGTGAATGTCGGCAATCCGCATGTGATTTTCTTCGTGCAGGATGCCGATGCAGTCGATCTTGCCGAGCTTGGGCCTCAGATAGAAACCGATGCTCTTTTTCCTGAGCGCATCAACGTAAACGTTGCCAGCCAGGTCGGCGAAAACCACATCAAACTGCGCGTCTGGGAGCGTGGAGCCGGGCTGACGCGTGCTTGCGGCACAGGCGCGTGCGCCACTGCGGTCGCTGCCATTTCGCGGCTTCAAATGAAAGGTCCGGTGACGGTTTCGCTTCCCGGAGGCGATCTCGAAATTGCCTGGGAGCGCGGTAAGAGCATCGTCATGACCGGCCCGGCGACCGAAAGCTTTCGCGGAAGCTTCGAATGGGACGATTTCGCGTGA
- a CDS encoding EVE domain-containing protein has product MPNYWLMKSEPFKYSWDDLVAEEEGTWDGVRNHSAKLNLRAMEVGDEAFFYHSREGLEIVGVAEVTVAGIGDPTDETGKWAAVKIKPKRKFDNPVTLKQIKAEPKLADCELVRLSRLSVAKIKPEEWKLICKMSEG; this is encoded by the coding sequence ATGCCCAATTATTGGCTGATGAAGTCGGAACCCTTCAAGTACAGCTGGGACGATCTGGTCGCCGAAGAAGAGGGCACCTGGGATGGCGTGCGCAACCACTCGGCCAAGCTCAACCTGCGAGCCATGGAAGTGGGCGATGAGGCGTTCTTTTACCATTCGCGCGAAGGATTGGAGATCGTCGGGGTCGCCGAAGTGACCGTTGCTGGCATCGGCGATCCGACCGATGAAACCGGCAAGTGGGCGGCGGTGAAGATCAAGCCCAAGCGCAAGTTCGACAACCCGGTCACGCTGAAACAGATCAAGGCCGAACCCAAGCTTGCCGATTGCGAGCTGGTGCGCCTGTCGCGTCTTTCGGTTGCGAAGATCAAGCCTGAGGAATGGAAGCTGATCTGCAAAATGTCCGAGGGATAG
- a CDS encoding SDR family oxidoreductase gives MNRFEGKRVLITGGTSGMGLAGAKMIVAEGGEVAVTGTSQDHLDEAGEALPSGSLVLRNDASDPEAAKELGAKVKEQMGGIDGLWLNAGFGKFGPNKKVDKDMFRGMTDVNVMGPFLQMAELIPAINDGGSVVVTASVSPYLGQPMGAVYASTKGAIRAASRSWASDLAERNIRVNSIAPGPIETNFFDGMGLDEEQVEEMSEQIKSQVPLGRFGNSEEAAQVALFLLSDQASYVTGSEYMVDGGMTLR, from the coding sequence ATGAACAGGTTCGAAGGCAAACGCGTACTCATTACCGGCGGCACCAGCGGCATGGGGCTTGCAGGCGCGAAAATGATCGTTGCCGAAGGCGGCGAAGTGGCCGTGACCGGCACCAGCCAGGATCACTTGGACGAAGCAGGCGAGGCGCTCCCGTCGGGTTCGCTCGTGCTGCGCAACGACGCATCCGATCCCGAAGCGGCAAAAGAACTTGGTGCCAAGGTCAAGGAACAGATGGGCGGGATTGACGGGCTGTGGCTCAATGCCGGTTTTGGCAAGTTCGGCCCGAACAAGAAGGTCGACAAAGACATGTTCCGCGGCATGACCGATGTGAACGTCATGGGCCCGTTCCTGCAAATGGCTGAGCTTATCCCCGCCATCAATGACGGCGGTTCCGTTGTCGTGACCGCTTCGGTCTCACCTTATCTGGGCCAGCCGATGGGCGCGGTCTATGCCTCGACCAAGGGCGCCATCCGCGCGGCATCCCGCAGCTGGGCATCCGACCTTGCAGAGCGCAATATCCGCGTAAACTCGATCGCGCCGGGCCCGATTGAGACCAATTTCTTCGACGGAATGGGCCTTGATGAGGAACAGGTCGAAGAGATGAGCGAACAGATCAAGAGCCAGGTCCCGCTGGGCCGTTTCGGCAATTCCGAAGAGGCCGCGCAGGTCGCGCTGTTCCTGCTTTCGGATCAGGCGTCCTACGTCACCGGTTCGGAATACATGGTCGATGGCGGAATGACGCTGCGGTAA
- a CDS encoding bifunctional diguanylate cyclase/phosphodiesterase, translated as MADTNPDNPIGSAERDLVALGVAIAAIILFVATGTSVVPAAINSILGNGNSPDNLLTSALLLNIVLIIFCWRRYRDLQSEIEERRRAEERARELAEIDPLTGCLNRRSMAGATGALQEFAKVRGLAIAYVMIDLDNFKQINDMHGHSVGDSVLVQMASRIRNQLPKEARLARLGGDEFAFVTPYDPVSRERVDDLVVRLFESMAVPFEHKGISIDATISIGVTSDHDDKGLDPSVSNSDALMQRADMAMYQSKKEGKNRYFWFETSMEDELRFRHELESGIRRGLANSEFVPYYEQQVDIESGDLVGFEMLARWHSPTMGKVSPEIFIPVAEDIGVITELSDQLMAQAFADARAWHEDLTLSINISPVQLRDPWFAQKILKALTKHNFPPHRLEIEITESCLHENIGMVRSIITSLRNQGVRVSLDDFGTGYSSLEQLRTLPFDRLKIDRSFVGELRNPSNKSRIVDAIVSLGRGLDLPITAEGIEDEDILDALKKMGKLKGQGYYYGQPENAEEVAERLKRSGRLVRERVPEVPAVRESARAEEHHELPQPSGKRIVNQ; from the coding sequence TTGGCCGACACTAATCCTGACAATCCGATTGGAAGCGCAGAGCGCGATCTCGTTGCTCTTGGAGTAGCGATTGCTGCGATCATCCTGTTCGTGGCGACCGGCACTTCGGTGGTTCCAGCCGCGATCAATTCCATACTCGGCAACGGCAATTCGCCGGACAATCTTCTGACCAGCGCCCTGCTTCTCAACATCGTTCTGATCATCTTTTGCTGGCGTCGCTATCGCGATCTTCAAAGCGAGATCGAGGAACGCCGTCGCGCCGAAGAACGCGCGCGCGAACTGGCCGAAATCGACCCACTGACCGGATGCCTCAATCGCCGCAGCATGGCAGGGGCGACCGGTGCCTTGCAGGAATTCGCCAAAGTGCGCGGCCTGGCGATTGCCTATGTCATGATCGACCTCGACAATTTCAAACAGATCAATGACATGCACGGGCATTCCGTCGGGGACAGCGTGCTGGTCCAGATGGCATCGCGCATCCGCAACCAATTGCCGAAGGAAGCCCGCCTTGCGCGGCTGGGTGGAGATGAGTTCGCCTTTGTCACGCCCTACGACCCCGTAAGCCGCGAACGCGTTGACGATCTGGTGGTGCGCCTGTTCGAAAGCATGGCTGTCCCGTTCGAACATAAGGGTATCAGCATCGATGCAACGATATCGATCGGCGTCACATCCGATCACGATGACAAGGGTCTCGATCCCAGTGTGTCGAATTCCGATGCGCTGATGCAACGCGCCGATATGGCGATGTATCAGTCCAAGAAGGAAGGCAAGAACCGCTATTTCTGGTTCGAAACCAGCATGGAAGACGAGCTGCGGTTCCGCCACGAACTCGAATCGGGCATCCGCCGCGGCCTCGCGAATTCCGAATTTGTCCCTTACTATGAACAGCAGGTCGATATCGAGAGCGGAGACCTTGTCGGCTTCGAAATGCTCGCGCGCTGGCATTCGCCGACCATGGGCAAGGTCAGCCCGGAAATCTTCATCCCGGTGGCCGAAGACATTGGCGTCATAACCGAACTCTCCGACCAGTTGATGGCGCAGGCTTTTGCCGATGCGCGCGCATGGCATGAAGACCTGACGCTTTCGATCAACATTTCGCCGGTCCAGCTGCGCGATCCGTGGTTTGCGCAGAAAATCCTGAAGGCGCTGACCAAGCACAACTTCCCGCCGCACCGGCTTGAAATCGAGATCACCGAAAGCTGCCTGCACGAAAACATCGGCATGGTCCGTTCGATCATTACGAGCCTTCGCAATCAGGGTGTGCGTGTGAGCCTCGATGATTTCGGCACGGGCTATTCGAGTCTGGAACAATTGCGCACGCTGCCCTTTGACCGGCTCAAGATCGACCGCAGCTTTGTCGGCGAGCTTCGCAATCCGTCGAACAAGTCGCGGATCGTCGATGCGATCGTCTCACTGGGACGCGGGCTGGACCTGCCGATCACGGCGGAAGGCATCGAGGATGAGGATATCCTCGACGCGCTCAAGAAGATGGGCAAGCTCAAGGGACAGGGATATTATTATGGCCAGCCCGAAAATGCCGAGGAAGTTGCCGAGCGCCTGAAGCGCTCTGGTCGTCTTGTGCGCGAGCGGGTGCCAGAGGTTCCTGCAGTGCGGGAAAGCGCCAGAGCCGAAGAGCACCATGAGCTGCCCCAGCCATCAGGCAAGCGCATCGTCAACCAATAG
- a CDS encoding HAD family phosphatase, which yields MRLRDFDAIIFDNDGVLVDSEIIHLDVERKLLAQMGLEYDLKDYLTRFVGLSNRDFYAELRADHARIVGGELPSDFGETLQEKIWERVKAELLPISGVPSLIEAFGGKVAVGSSAPYERLIKKLKIAGLFHLLAPHIYSADHVENGKPAPDLFLHAARQIEVSPETCVVIEDSVNGVRAAKAAGMTTIGFTGGGHCDPGLHQRLKASGADAVVSNHAMLKSMI from the coding sequence ATGAGGCTGCGCGACTTCGACGCGATCATCTTCGATAATGACGGGGTGCTGGTCGATTCTGAAATCATCCATCTCGACGTTGAGCGCAAGTTGCTTGCCCAGATGGGCCTCGAATACGACCTGAAGGATTATCTTACCCGTTTCGTCGGGCTGTCGAACCGCGACTTCTATGCTGAATTGCGGGCCGATCACGCGCGCATCGTCGGCGGCGAATTGCCGAGCGACTTCGGGGAGACGCTTCAGGAAAAAATCTGGGAGCGGGTGAAGGCAGAATTGCTGCCTATCAGCGGGGTCCCGTCACTGATCGAAGCGTTTGGCGGCAAAGTAGCCGTAGGATCATCCGCACCTTACGAGCGTCTGATAAAGAAGCTGAAGATTGCGGGGCTTTTCCACCTGCTCGCACCCCACATCTATTCCGCCGACCACGTAGAAAACGGGAAGCCAGCACCCGATCTCTTCCTCCACGCCGCCCGGCAGATCGAGGTCTCTCCCGAAACTTGCGTGGTGATCGAAGACAGCGTCAATGGAGTTCGCGCTGCGAAAGCAGCCGGGATGACTACAATCGGCTTTACCGGGGGCGGGCACTGCGATCCGGGGCTTCATCAACGGCTCAAAGCCAGCGGCGCGGACGCGGTCGTTTCAAATCACGCCATGCTCAAATCCATGATCTAG
- a CDS encoding CsbD family protein: protein MGELTDKIKGNFKEAKGELKQQSNDPETRAEGKAEEMEGKADQAKGEVKGALGDDI from the coding sequence ATGGGTGAACTGACCGACAAGATCAAAGGCAACTTCAAGGAAGCCAAGGGCGAACTGAAGCAGCAGTCGAACGATCCGGAGACCCGCGCCGAAGGCAAGGCCGAGGAAATGGAAGGCAAGGCCGACCAGGCCAAGGGCGAAGTGAAGGGCGCTCTTGGCGACGACATTTAA